Genomic window (Nilaparvata lugens isolate BPH chromosome 7, ASM1435652v1, whole genome shotgun sequence):
aatacttttgaatagctatgtgataactgtgaccgttgctggccgttactctgtatctgagaCAAAGATAAACTGCTGTGATCACAACGAAACGCTTTGAGCAAACTTTTTGAGGCTAGGTTTTTGTATTTATgtagtttatttttccttcgCTGCTCTATCTGATGTTAAATTATTTctctgttgtagttcagacactgtgttacttgtaaatatttgaaaaaaacacttacttttcttggagtattgaggaatgcatttcactcctggagaggagcttcatcagcctgacaccaggggcgctAGCTCTTATGGGTTagaccaaggtctataaatgaCCTGtaacaggtcatgacacaatcccgtgatgcattgcaaaatcgccattttatggggttctagttcaccaattttcaaatttatcagctgttatcattatagattgaacaacatgatgtgttattttgttatattgttcaaggaatattgcttggctttgaattgtaaaataaattcttcccacagaataataatatttagattccaactaggaactgaattgttgatttttagattgtgAACTGCAattcaaactctttttgaagtttttcctttttgtcccaatgccttatgaatcataacaagttacaagaataacaacaattttcaataataaaaaaatgaattattgtaccatttattaatgaaatttcattattaaaaaatcaaaaacctgaattaaatattatctgaaccagaatattattgtttttaaaaagcataatgcatgattttgttatgagcaaattggaatattttaaatgtaccgccataaaaaccccacataatggccgctccataaggaacatgagtgtcatgacctgtatttatagaccttgggtTGGACTGTGTAGCCaaaatgtgataaaatattacatttgatttgaagttaagTTGATCATTTAATAAGTTTGTTTTGTCATTTTTGAGGTGTTTAAAAATTTCTTATTGTTCTAGTGTGTTGAGTCTCTGGCTTTTTTGAAGAATGTGTATGATTTCAATATCTGTATGTTTTTGTGAGTGTGTACTGTGGCTATTAAATGTTCTGCACATATGTGgattctgaatttgaatttactgCTTTTATGTGTTCATTGTACCTTATTTTGAAGCTACGGCCGGTCTGACAAATACAACTTATTAAATGATCAActtaacttcaaatcaaatgtaatattttcccacattttggccacacagtccaacccataagagcaagcgcccctggtgtcaggctgatgaagctcctcttcaggagtgaaatgcattcctcaatactccaagaaaagtaagtgtttttttttttcaaatatttacaagtaacacagtgtctgaactacaacagagttattatatagattttcgtcatggaaagcaacatcaaattatttctctatcattaatttttattttacaattattatggtggtttattttatgttgaaagCCTCTCGCTGTCAGTGTTTGTGCATGCACGTtcaaccgttagtggccagtctTAGtgcttataaattttattgattaaaaacttgacatgaTATTCATGTATGCATGCATATTCTTGCATGATATTCATGTTTTGATTGAATGTTTTTAGGAACTGGATGTGAAGGCTGGTGGAGGCCAAATAATGACCATGGGAAATATCCTCAAGAACTTCCTCTGTAAACTTGAATGGTTTTCAACGTTATTCCCCAGAATACCGGTACCTATTCAGGTGAGATATTGTATCTTCTTCCGAAACTGTTGAATGCTCTCCACATTTTGGCTTCttgcttttatttgttcacaTAATTTAGTTTTCTCATGAAGTTCGATGAATTCATTGTTACTTCGAGTTTCTCTCAAACAAAAAGATGACAGAATTTTTTAGACAATGTTACAGTTCATAAGGAAATTAGGAACAAGAATGACTGTTTCAGGACTTCTTATAtactaccggacctgagcctacgaaaaaaatggccgccgtagtTGGTGGCCTTATAGGAATTTCCACTAGGAAAAAATAACTAATCAGCTGTTTGAGAGGGTCTCAATTTGTCAAAATCTCAGTTCGTCTTGTTCCCGTTCAACATATTTATGCCGGCCACCAACTATGGCTGCCATTTTTTtgtaggcgcaggtccggtatatagAAGGTTCTGGCTTTGTCCTATTATTCTCGCTCAGtcttatatgatttgtgattagCGATGTCAATCACGAATCCCGGTCTAAGTTTGATACCTAGAAGTCCCGGGATCACTTACTGTCAATCTCGGATTTTTTGGAATTACTAGTACCTAAatacttttaatattattcacctaatatagattcaaaattattaatattcattgaTGAATAGGATATTAATACTGTGATTATTAAAAAGTTGTTTTAGTTATTACTGGGTCAACTATGGCTTAAAATAAAAGTTTAttgtataagttttctctgactATGATTACTATGTTCCATtgttctattataataattatctaattCTAAAGGTCATAGATGtatcattattcttttcaacTCAATAGCATCAACGTTTGCCAGGCTGGACGGCACTCGTAATATTTGTTATGTATTCTCAGTGTGCAATATGCACTCAGCTATTCTACTCCAAACACAAGTACGAGTTTTTGTTTTACCTTCAAGTACCTTTCACACCTTTGACACCTTTCATTCTCACAATTCCATTCATTGTTATAAGATCAGTTCAGAACTTCAGATTAGCACAATGTTTATCCGTTcatattacattattttttattgattgttcaTTAATCAATGGAAATTTAGAGTACTATTTAACGATTCGAACCCAATAATTTGTAATGTAGAAATGTAATGTAAACAATTCAGTAAACGTAGGCTTACTTAACAAAATTCCATGTTCCATAGTAAATTCGATTATAATAATgagatagaattttttttttaattttgtacaaaaaatattcatccattttcAATTCCTTATTGACGATAGCAGTGCACAGAAAAGATTGAGTGAATTGATTTCATTAAATGATAAAATCCTTAAAACAATGGAGAAACATGTGATCCCGGGATTGAAATTTGACAGTCCCGAAATCCCGGGATTGAAAATAAGGTatgggattgacatccctaattgtactcatatggaaaaataaataaacatcacaatattataaacTAATTGAACCATTGTTATTTCTTTTTAGGTTGTCGGCAAAATGTattatagtaataaattattgtactattttgttattaaatttatttcgtATTCATTGATGGCATCTTAGCTTCATCGttactatttatttttcaaaccaATCTTTACTTTTTTAGACTGTTGATGCGATTCATAAGATTGCTTTTGGTAGTTATGTTGTTgtttacttttaaatttatttattgcattTTGTCAATTCAGCAAAAATTAGAAAAGAAGATGAGTGAACGATTCCCACCAGTGGCCGTCAACGCGCCTGTAACAACCACAGCTGTCAGGAAACCAGTAACAACGTCTGCGCGTCATATTCCCGACTCAGAGGCGCATTTCGGCCAAGCAGAGAAAGCATCCAAAGTAAGAAGGTAAGTTTAGAGCCAGCTTGAGTTTTAGCATTCTTCGAAACCAAGCTAACTACAATATCGACTGTAATAAATGTGTTTCTACTAATCAACTGAAGAGCTTTAGAGCCACATGGGACTCATTTACAGTGCTATATAATtttccctacagttaccttgaaaagtgaccattcttGCACttattacagaacgcaaagaatcaccagatttgcaacatgacaacACAAAATAATTAGTAGGTTATATAGAGGATCAGTGCGCGAAACCCGAAATTATGGGTTGACTTTGCGGTGACAGATCCAGCCCAGCGTGTGGGTTTGCTTGACCTTGTACGTGGATAAGCGTGGGTCTTGGATTGCGTGGGtgtactttgcggcgggccttaatcTCCTTCCAGTAATGGTTTATTACTCAAGGTCTACAAAATTGCAATAATTTATCAAGTAATTTGCTCCGGAATATttagaaagaaaataattttgaatgataatGAGTTGTTATCgacatattattttaatgagcATTGTATGTTAGGTACGCAATGCACTTGAATCATcatgtaataaatattatacaaagGTTGTTTCATAATCTGgtattattatataatcataaattttcCCTGTTGAAATTGACACAGTTTGTCTACTAAATCGAGGATAATGTGGATTGTGGTTcgttataataaattattcttcgaTTCATGGAAGATGTTAAGGTTGATTATGATGGTGATGATTCTAGTTGGTCAAAATACTTTGATACTTTCttaattttcatgattgtaTTTTTGTTGACTTTTTCAGTTGTGGTGCTGGTGGTGTTGGCGACAGACGTGGCTACAGTGCGGAAAAGGacagagatagagatagaggaCGGGACAGAGAGTACAAAGACGTGAGGAGGGAGTACAGGGAGCGCTCTTGGGACTACAACAGAGACAGGGAGCGGGAAGGGGGCTTGGGAGGGGTGAGAGGAGGCCGCAGGGAGGACAGTCGCAGTAGAGACAAGAAGCACACCAGCTACAGAGAACGAGACAGGGACAGAGATCGTGCAGGCAGGGATAGGGAAAGAGACAGGAATACGAGTAGTGGGTCCTCGAGAGATAGGTGAGGctcattttcataatcaatagcttatcagcgcgaccacagAGTTAACCCCTCactgaaaaataaatgttaaCATTCTATTATAACTATGAAGTACTATAAACTTGTGAAGCATATCAATGCATTTGCTGAGTTGTGAACAGGGTGACAGGCTATGTAATCAAGGGTCTTGGGACATGGCAATTGTAAGTCAATGAGTTGAGATAACTGCTCAGGGGTTTAAATAAGACGGTCGAACCGGCCAATGAGTTGAACATTGTAAGGCAAGCTGGAGAGCTGAACAGTGCACACCGGCTTATAATAGTTATGATCATTGTTttgtaatgtatatttttatttatttaataataattgtaattctgtaatttttctttttcagatACAGACACAGACACTAGAACTGTATGTACAAAAGTGATATTCATGATCATTAAACAGTATCAAAATGGTTTTTACTTAATAGAACGGAGAATACttttttactttattatttttgacaaaaacACTAAAATAATCCAATtgtgaattatatttatatgaaatgaaatgttgAATATGTTCTGTGGATGTGTGAGTGGGCGTTACAAGTGATTTGCTAAATAAAATTGTCAACTAAATTTATTAGCATCAATTATTTATATGTTCATTTCACTATCTTATTTCAAATCTTGGAAGATTTTGttgttaattattgttattcttttGCAAAGATCGTCTGAGAAATATTCGATACACTGTATTTGGATGTGCGTTTGCTAATACGTGataatcaaatcatttttagaaaattggttGAATAGTTTTGCAGAAATAATTCtgttcttatttatattgtgccattgatgtttttaattgagaccaaaatatttttaatcagAATAATATTTACGTAAAAGCTGGTCTCTTGGAACAAGAAAAACATATCTTCCATGTTACTTTATTCAAAAACATTTGCTCATTACGACTTCCAAaaaccttttttttttttttttgctccaAAGAAACAAACTAAATAGACTTATCACTGatcaatatattttagaatagtATTTTTAAGCTATTCTTTTTATCTTGTATCAGGAAACAAAaaaccttaaatttttttgaatacCTAGtctatattgaaaataaatatagtgGTACATAGCTCTCatactaatttattttttataaacaatTTTGCAATCTCaagacaaataaaataaatttttattttgtctaaTATTCAGTATCGTATAGCAGAATACAAAAATTTGGAATATTCTCTTTTTATTGGTATATCATTTagaattatgataattattatgaattttcaaaaatggttTCTTCATTTGTAATTCCATTGATAGCTAATAGAATGAGTTCTACAGAGTTTATCCTAAATGATTTtatcattgtaataattattgatttgctcattcaataattattttttcgtgGTATTTTATATGTCAATGGTTCCAAATATTGGTTTCTGTTTACTGTGCGTTGATTGAAgaaacttttttcaaaaaaaaactttacaaaTATCAGTTCAATGTCTGAGTTTAACTTTGAGCTTTGAAACTCgaaaataattgcaatattatttattttactgtAAGTACATCTTATGTAACtgaaaaatgtttgtaataaCGTTTTAAGTTCACTGTAGTTCCAACATTCTATGAACCATAGTTATCTTGATCAAGATCAAGTAAATTATAATACAAGGAATTGACTGGTTGAAGATTATAAAGCAAAATgttttaatgaaaaatttttctaaCGTTTTCTTGAAGTGAGAAATCAttgtattaaaaataaaaattgaacaagTATAGAATGTTAGAAATATTGctgtaaaatgtattattttttgtaacAAAGTAAAATTTACAATTATTGCAAAGAGTTGAAGTTATTTGAGGTtaatatagcccagtcaataaagacaTTGATGCACATCAAATTAGGAGAACGCTGAATTTTTGCAGGGTGGTAGTATACATATAGTAGGCTATACAATCATAGTAAATAGCCTGGAACCACAGAGACCATCCTCTTGAGGATGAATAGATTTACAATTATAACCTTTTTCCGTATATATTTTGTTCAGGAAGTTATTCTCATACAAAGCCAGAAAATTAGGAAATTTTCATCCaccaaataatttttattaatttttgtctAATGCAAGTTTACACttccatttttttgaaaaaaaattctttataaaaGTTATACAGAGAATTGAATTTAATCTGAAATCGTGGACCAGGATTCTTTCTTTCAATTgcattaaattaaattgaaaataaataattttataatttgttatattttcattgTTGAATTGAGCAAGTTTGTtggtctttttctcaaaaactacatACCGTTCAAGTCCCAATGACATATTATCCtacgattcatacaatatttatcctattttttctattttcaatactATTAGAtggctggatctttcagaatgttCGATTTTGTAAGGCCATgcacatcgaatacctgttgctctcttattggaAAGGTGCAACTCCTTAGCGGCGTCTGAAGTGCGGCTATAAGAAGGCGTCTCAAGACGCATGGTTAGACACCGCGGctagagcacataacctatGATGATTCATCGAATCTAATGTAACTAATAGATACAAATCTTAAAAGCAATATAGCCTAGTAGCCAACACTTCCAATTCATCTGCTGCCATAACGTTCTGATAACATAAAAATCCAAAATACACTATATCACATCGATGCGTAtggtatatgtgcaagtgcacgtcgaatcatgcatgagccaaaatacaaaatctggaaagtgccattgaaacaggttgtgacttgcatgtagctgctcacacttaacgcaaccagcaagtgcatgCTCTCAgcgtgagtgttcctattgctctttccagattctATTTCTCATCTGCATACTTggtccaaagaccttaaagttCAAGCATAAACATGCTTGCAATTGCACACgaattcaatgtgatcacaccctaacTTTAGGCCGGGCGTATTCTGAAACGCACGCGAGGCAGCGCACGCAACACAACATATGGCAGAAAACTGTGCTGCCATGTTTTCTGTTTCCATGTTTACGGCGCCGAGTAAGCTGAGACACATGCGTGGGTCGGCATGTCACATAAGTAGCATAGAAACAGATTTTATAGCACACGCCACCCATGTGGACAATTTTCAGATTATCGGCACTGAACTGAAGTGCTAGTAAGACGACAACAGAGAATTTGATTGAGATGGTGCATGAAATTCCTGTTCTGTACAATGTGAATCATGAAGATTACTATAAGAACATTTGAAGAGACTCGGGAGGATTTGGAGATTTACCGCCCTTGGGCTACTGCTACCCATAATTTACCCATAAAGAACAATCAAATTGAAGAAGATATAATGTTAAGGAATAACATGACTCAGTATTTCAATAGTAATTTAATAGTgctattgaacgagcgttagcgagttcttacttttgacttaaCTGAAGGCTAAAGTCGTTGTccatctgtttgtatgttcgacagtaactttagaaagaattgatcatcagcttcaaattttgaacacatattttTCCAACCTTTTTACaagtcaagttcgttggacaacaaaattgactcactccttagtcctttttcaggatattaaaataacattaaaagtGCATAAGGAAAaatgttatgatttatcatttattcagagAATTTATTTAACGAAGTCATTGCATGCGATACTATAGTTTTtccattgattcattcataacatcagctaaggctatttgggagctaccacatgcgctgacacatgatgtcagctggttaatatacaacataatctacaacttttacataaataaaaaaattgtatggGTAGGGATCAATCACACACATGGTGTGTgtgttttcttgatttttttgtgaGTAGTAAATAGTtgtttgtatatctagagtgaaaagtttgaagcccgaggcgatgCTGaaggcaacaattttcctgaaggagaaaaaacatttttcactcgtgatgtacacaacatttttcctccacctacatttctataaaaacttcaaataaaatcatttttaaaaactcaCATGACCAGtaaaatgtgttacaacataacctaagaattaaacagctggcttgtaataaCACAGTTCACTGCCGACAGCACCATGgtgctatctgtcggcaaaagttgtaacaacaatggccgactCGACTACAACAACCATGATGAAGTTccagtttcaaatttgattagttaatgaggaatattcgttggctggtattttgaataacatggaatataaaaaaatagttatttgtatatctagagtaaaaagtgctgttttttctccttgagggaaaagtttgaagctcAAGGctaagccgagggcaacaattttcctgagggagaaaaaacatttttcactcgtgatatacacaacatttttcctccacctacatttctataaaaactgcaaataaaataatttataaaaacgtacatgaccaaacaatgtgttacaacataatctaagaagtaaacagaaacagctggcttgtaatcaagcagcttctctttgtctcagaaacagagtaacggccagcaacagtcacagttataacatagttattcaaaagtactctttgagtatctatagtgaggtccacgttataatggtagtatacgatttgcaatggtgttgctatccttgtctgtcgttcaacaaatgtgaaagagttaggggttaggtttttttaggttatatttaataatgttttattatgatAGGTTAGgcttttgctttaaaattgcaatacgctggaaggggctagggtctgggtagagttatgttttttgatgtttcaaaggtaaaaggataggttagggggttttgaatttataggttaggattttgctttgaaccacatgtttgtgaacatgttcatgaaatgaaccacatttttatgttttgttctgaagatgacaaataaatctaaagtattaaatgtgaaagggttggaggttaggttttatttaggttatatttaataatgtgtgattaggataggttaggtttttgctttgaaattgcaatatgctagaaggggctagcaggtagagttatgttttttgatgtttcaaatgtgaaaggataggttactGGGTTAGGATTTGaaaactaaattattaaatgtgaagggtttagtggttaggtttttttggattatatttaataatgttccataaggttaggttaggtttttgcttggaaatggcaatatgctagaaagggctagggtccaggtagaattatgctttttgatatttcaaaggtggaaagataggttaggtttttgctttgaaatcgcaatatgctggaagggattgaaggtttttacaaatagttatgtttattgatgttttaaatgtaaaaggggttgttggggttcggtttttgttttgaaatgacaatatgctgacttagttataatgttttttaacatcagttaaataacaactgttatattttattaattatatttttcaaaagtactctttctttcattgaataaaatgataatatattgattattatattgaatctaataataaatcatcattggattcaatataataatcatcttcaatatatcttcatcaaatagaatgacgattggctccagttacagtgctcgataaccatcatcacaaagaacgttgcattcaaagaactgactgaatggaacgggaaaaacccgttgctgacgtatgcgcgatacggtgctgtctgagacagagagtggtttgttgtaatcacagttctccgccaacagcgctatctgtcggcaaaagttgtaacaacaatggccgccacaactacagctatgatgaagttcccctttcaaatttgattagtcaataaggaatattcgttggctggtattttcaATAGCATGGAATATagaaaaattttacatttttctagtatagtgatataaagtttgtaataattttagcatacaaacatatatttcatatgttgatcaaatctggttgaggtattgaatttagttgactcaatgactgactactctatatgtttcctcatctgagcttagaccttcttatCTATTAGTGTAGAAACACACAAAAAAGCGTAGTGTAGAGTATTGTAGCATATTCGAAAACACACAGAAAGCACAGCGTAGTGTAAAGGCAacaaaattcaatccaatttacaaattataaGCAAGAATATAACAAGATCACACTGTTCaacaagattttttttattgtcaatactatagctatctagtctggagactaatgagctaattttttctaccctaacatactacttgaaaaTGTTAACAGCGAATATTTCATTAGATATTCTTACtgatattgattgtttaattaatatgtacacttatgactgtactatataagctagattcactcaatcactgctctgctctgctcactggacactaattgaacaagcactacactagctCATACGGTTTCCTCCTcttgagcctccgcaccaaccctccattgtctagcagctggattgcctcaacgttgtcatgttggtgcagtcgcccctcaTGCCTCTacgcatgcctctggatctcggtggacaccaggtcaacgtgcaggtctctatgaagatcactgttcctgacataccaaggagcatccacaatgttcctcagcaccttgttctggaaccgttgtatgacattgatgttgctgtctttggtacacccccaaagttgtataccatatgtccatactggctttagtatctgtttgtacagaagtactttgttttggatttGTAGGTTGGAGTTTTTACtgatcagccaatacagcttcttatatttgatttcaagttcctctctcttcttcttgacatgggccttccagcgaagctttgcgtccaaggtcatacctagatacttggcatcattggcatatggtacaacttggttgttaattgttattggtatgggcaggtccttcttattggtgaagttgatgtgaatcgactttgcttcatttagtttcatcctccactttctggtccaatcttgaattttgttgatgggtctctgtagtttttctgttgcaatatgaatattactgtctactgataatatggctgtaTCGTCTccaaatgttgctgtagtattctcatcaaggctgggaatatcgctggtatagagTAGGTAGAGAAATGATCCTAGAACacttccttgaggaactcctgcttttatttccttcaaatcagaatatgaattttcatgcCTGACTctaaagtatctgtcagtcAGATAGGATTTTAATATATCTGTAAATTGCTTTAGTAGcacttttttcagtttgaaaaggagaccttcatgccacactttatcaaaagcttgccctatatcaaggaaagctgctgaacaaacttttttctcttctaggCTCTTCTCTATTGCATTCACAATCCTATGCACttggtctattgttgagtgtttcactctgaagccaaattggtgatttggaattatgtgctgtctctcaattattggtgtTAGCCTACTCAGTAAAATCCTTCCAAACAACTTGGCAAGCACAGgtagcaatgatattggcctatatgatgatacttTATGTGGCTCTTTCCCTGGCTTGAGTAGCATTATAACCTCTGCTACTTTCCATATTCCTGGTACTAATTTGAGTCTGAAAGAGGCATTCAAAATGTGTGTTAATTTCACTATTGCTTTTCTTGGTAGGTGCTTGAGGACTAAGCCAGTTATCATTTCGAATCCAGGGGTCTTTTTGTTATTgagatttcttatttctcttctcacctcttctactgtgacacattatttcttgatttggctGTAAGATGTTCTCCTCTGCTTCTAAAGTGTCTTCTTCAGTTGTGTTGTTTGGTTGAAAAACGTTTACAAGATGATCTACAAAGGCCTTTCTACTACCTTTCTGCCTTTTCATCACTACTCCTTGTCCATTGTCTGTTCTGCTTCCTGAGAGGAGGAGATTGATGAAtgggtttttttatttttttagctgcCTTCCAGAGTGAGTAGTCTGTACTGCGTTCTGCTGTTAAGtttatcaagtaattattgattgattcattcttaATACATTGAATCTCTCTCCTTAGTTATTGAGTTAGATTGTTCAAAACTCTTTTGTCTTGAGGGGAATATGATTGCTGCCATCTCCTTCTTGCTCTCTTCGTTTTTCcacaataatttctctgatttccGCAGAGTAATTAGTTCCAGTGGTTCTTCTTCTGAATTGTGGAGTATTACACCATGCTGTCTGTTGGATATCAGTAACAAACTTCTCTAACTCCCGATCAATCTGTTCTTCGTTTCTTAATGACGAGTTCAACTCTATTCTTTCATCCAGCATCTTTTGGAAACCATCCCAATCCGTGTGGCTGTTGACTAGCGCAGGACAAGCATTTTCCTTCAGTAGAATTGAATCACTCAGAGTCAAAATGATAGGTGAGTGGTCCGAA
Coding sequences:
- the LOC111060338 gene encoding pre-mRNA-splicing factor 38B; this encodes FVLFAVNLYELKTYHEVIDEIYYKVSHLEPWEKGSRKTAGQTGMCGGVRGVGAGGIVSTAYCLLYKLFTLKLTRKQVNGLITHPDSPYIRALGFMYIRYTQPPADLWDWYDEYLEDPEELDVKAGGGQIMTMGNILKNFLCKLEWFSTLFPRIPVPIQQKLEKKMSERFPPVAVNAPVTTTAVRKPVTTSARHIPDSEAHFGQAEKASKVRSCGAGGVGDRRGYSAEKDRDRDRGRDREYKDVRREYRERSWDYNRDREREGGLGGVRGGRREDSRSRDKKHTSYRERDRDRDRAGRDRERDRNTSSGSSRDRYRHRH